The Candidatus Pantoea soli genome window below encodes:
- the dacB gene encoding serine-type D-Ala-D-Ala carboxypeptidase, whose protein sequence is MRFSRLVTGLTCAFMLQAQAAPVDEYMQYLPDGANLALMVQKVGASTPIIDYHGKQMALPASTMKVVTALAALLELGPDFHFQTTLETKGAINDGTLNGDLVARFGGDPTLTRQDLRNMVAALKKQGITHIKGNLVIDTSVFASHDMAPGWPWNDLTQCFSAPPGAAIVDKNCFSVSLYSAATPGENAFVRIASYYPAHMFSQVRTIGRNSGEGQYCELDVVPGELNRYTLTGCMRQRAEPLPLAFAVQDGAAWAGEILKAQLRDADIDYSGHLVRQSQVTSPGTVLASTQSAPLHTLLHTMLKKSDNMIADTVFRTIGHHYFNVPGTFRAGSDAVRRILREKAGVDLGNSIQVDGSGLSRHDLIAPDTMMQVLQYIAKNDATLNYISMLPLAGYDGTLQYRGGLHEAGLDGKVSAKTGSLQGVYNLAGFITTSSGARVAFVQFLSGYAVPPEDQKTRRIPLVRFESRLYTDINRNN, encoded by the coding sequence ATGCGATTTTCACGACTTGTTACCGGATTAACCTGTGCGTTTATGCTGCAGGCACAAGCAGCTCCCGTTGATGAATACATGCAGTATTTACCAGACGGCGCAAACCTGGCGCTGATGGTACAAAAAGTGGGCGCATCCACCCCGATAATCGATTATCACGGCAAACAGATGGCCCTGCCGGCCAGTACCATGAAGGTCGTTACCGCGCTGGCGGCCCTGCTGGAGCTGGGGCCGGACTTCCATTTTCAGACCACGCTGGAGACCAAAGGCGCTATCAATGATGGCACGCTGAATGGCGATCTGGTGGCGCGTTTTGGCGGTGATCCGACACTGACGCGTCAGGATCTGCGGAATATGGTGGCGGCCCTGAAAAAACAGGGGATCACGCATATCAAAGGCAATCTGGTGATCGATACCTCGGTGTTTGCCAGCCATGATATGGCACCGGGCTGGCCGTGGAACGATCTCACGCAGTGCTTCAGCGCGCCGCCGGGGGCCGCTATCGTTGATAAGAACTGCTTCTCCGTTTCCCTCTACAGCGCTGCCACGCCGGGTGAAAACGCCTTTGTGCGCATTGCCTCTTACTATCCGGCACACATGTTCAGTCAGGTGCGCACCATCGGCCGCAATAGCGGCGAAGGGCAATACTGCGAGCTGGACGTAGTACCCGGCGAGCTGAACCGCTATACGCTCACCGGCTGCATGCGTCAGCGCGCCGAGCCGCTGCCGCTGGCCTTTGCCGTGCAGGACGGCGCCGCCTGGGCGGGCGAAATCCTCAAAGCCCAGCTGCGTGACGCCGATATTGATTACAGCGGTCATCTGGTGCGTCAGTCACAGGTGACTTCGCCCGGCACCGTGCTGGCATCCACCCAGTCTGCACCGCTGCATACCCTGCTGCACACCATGCTGAAGAAATCGGACAATATGATTGCCGATACCGTCTTCCGCACCATTGGTCATCACTACTTCAACGTGCCGGGCACCTTCCGCGCTGGTTCGGATGCGGTGCGCCGTATTCTGCGCGAAAAAGCCGGCGTTGACCTCGGTAACAGCATTCAGGTTGACGGCTCCGGCCTGTCGCGCCATGACCTGATTGCCCCGGATACCATGATGCAGGTACTGCAATACATTGCGAAAAACGACGCTACGCTGAATTATATTTCTATGCTGCCGCTGGCCGGCTACGACGGCACGCTGCAATACCGCGGCGGTCTGCATGAAGCCGGACTGGATGGCAAGGTCTCAGCAAAAACCGGCTCTCTGCAGGGCGTCTATAATCTGGCTGGATTCATTACCACTTCCAGCGGCGCACGCGTGGCATTCGTGCAGTTCCTGTCCGGCTATGCCGTGCCACCGGAAGATCAGAAAACGCGCCGCATTCCGCTGGTGCGCTTTGAAAGCCGCCTCTATACGGACATTAACAGGAATAATTAA
- the fes gene encoding enterochelin esterase yields MSGRHNNTGSEAWWQAQRALGIPRIEPQQDGTCRVTFFWRDPQGDETTSATQRVWINITGVTDHHQHQPPPSLLRVARSDVWYWQTCLPATWRGSYCLMPDTRASDFSGEITLQALRDWWRQRFVSATADPLNPLRGWSGGRGMPVSPLHLPQAPGQPEWQAVDNGTAPLIPLTSLQWDSTLLGNRRRVWLYATGEAAPEQRPLAILLDGRFWAEQMPVAGPLQQLTDAGALPPAVYLFIDSIDTACRSHELPCNTRFWQAVQQELLPQISRVMPWRQQADSTVIAGQSFGGLAAVFAALHFPHTFGNALSLSGSFWWPDRGSPHGWLLQALKNGLAPARPLRFWLEAGRREHLILQANQQLQQQLTAAGYPVHYQTAEGGHDALCWRGGLLNGLQALWRNPTFSLTPGVIPDDSGISDERHPD; encoded by the coding sequence ATGAGCGGGCGACATAACAATACCGGCAGTGAAGCCTGGTGGCAGGCACAACGTGCTCTGGGGATCCCCCGTATTGAGCCGCAACAGGATGGCACCTGCCGGGTGACCTTTTTCTGGCGCGATCCGCAGGGCGATGAAACCACGTCCGCCACGCAGCGCGTGTGGATCAACATCACCGGCGTGACCGATCACCATCAGCACCAGCCGCCGCCCTCGCTGCTGCGCGTAGCGCGCAGTGATGTGTGGTACTGGCAAACCTGCCTGCCCGCAACCTGGCGCGGCAGCTACTGCCTGATGCCGGATACCCGGGCAAGCGATTTCAGCGGCGAGATCACGCTGCAGGCGCTGCGTGACTGGTGGCGTCAGCGCTTTGTCAGCGCCACGGCCGATCCGCTCAATCCGCTGCGCGGCTGGTCCGGCGGGCGCGGCATGCCGGTTTCGCCGCTGCACCTGCCGCAGGCGCCCGGCCAGCCGGAGTGGCAGGCGGTAGATAATGGCACCGCCCCGCTCATTCCCCTGACATCGCTGCAGTGGGACAGCACACTGCTCGGCAACCGCCGGCGCGTCTGGCTCTATGCCACCGGTGAAGCCGCACCTGAACAGCGTCCGCTGGCTATCCTGCTTGATGGTCGGTTCTGGGCAGAGCAAATGCCGGTTGCCGGCCCGCTGCAGCAGCTGACGGACGCGGGGGCGCTGCCGCCCGCAGTCTATCTGTTTATCGATAGTATCGATACGGCCTGCCGCAGCCACGAGCTGCCCTGTAATACACGTTTCTGGCAGGCCGTGCAGCAGGAGCTGCTGCCGCAGATAAGCCGCGTGATGCCGTGGCGGCAGCAGGCTGACAGCACGGTGATCGCCGGCCAGAGCTTTGGCGGGCTGGCAGCGGTGTTTGCGGCCCTGCACTTCCCGCATACCTTTGGCAACGCCCTGAGCCTCTCCGGCTCGTTCTGGTGGCCGGATCGGGGCAGTCCGCATGGCTGGCTGCTGCAGGCGCTGAAAAACGGCCTCGCCCCCGCCCGGCCGCTGCGTTTCTGGCTGGAAGCAGGCAGGCGCGAACACCTGATCCTGCAGGCCAATCAGCAATTACAACAACAACTGACCGCAGCGGGTTATCCGGTGCACTACCAGACGGCCGAAGGCGGACACGACGCGCTGTGCTGGCGCGGTGGCCTGCTTAACGGTCTGCAAGCTTTGTGGCGCAATCCGACTTTCTCCCTCACGCCCGGCGTGATCCCTGACGACAGCGGAATCTCCGATGAACGACACCCCGATTGA
- a CDS encoding TonB-dependent siderophore receptor produces MKNSVRLTFTGWLELGLSATLLSASVCAADNADTSHPTAPEAAAVNGGTLMVTAQQQTLQAPGVSTISADEIKKHPPARDLSEIIRTMPGVNLTGNSTSGQRGNNRQIDIRGMGPENTLIMVDGMPVTSRNSVRLGWRGERDTRGDTNWVPPEMIDHIDIIRGPAAVRYGNGAAGGVVNIITKKSGDAQWHGSWNAYYNVPEHKAEGATRRTSFSLEGPLGDEVNFRLYGGLAKTQADAYDINAGHAAARTGSYAGSYPAGREGAVNKDINALLSWAFAPMQTLELQGGYSRQGNLYAGDTQNTNTSALVKRLYGEETNRLYRQTLSLKWSGAWDNGISTNTYARYEKTRNSRINEGLAGGTEGIFSDSGFSTIQLDDLLLHSEVSLPFEFGVNQTATLGSEWNQQRMKDPSSTTQAASNGAVPGIASTGRSPYARAEIFSLFAEDNMELTDSTMLTPGLRFDHHSIVGDNWSPSLNLSQGLGDDLTLKMGIGRAYKAPSLYQTNPNYLLYSNGQGCAASTGACYLQGNSDLKAENSINKEVGLEWKHAGYQAGLTWFRNDYRNKIEAGYSPVSKASNGRTDIYKWENVPKAVVEGLEGTVNLPLADSVMWNNNFTYMLQSKNKETGDRLSIIPAYTLNTALSWQATQDLSLQTTLTWYGTQTPKKYDYKGQPVTGSARDKVAPYSVLGLSGTYAINRYASVTLGIDNLFDKRHFRAGNAQTTGNTTTGAYLYGAGANTYNESGRTWFMSLNTHF; encoded by the coding sequence ATGAAAAATAGTGTGCGTTTAACCTTCACCGGCTGGCTTGAACTGGGGCTCAGCGCCACGCTGCTCTCTGCCAGCGTCTGCGCCGCCGACAATGCCGATACCTCTCACCCGACCGCGCCCGAGGCGGCTGCCGTGAACGGCGGGACGCTGATGGTGACGGCGCAGCAGCAGACGCTGCAGGCGCCCGGCGTGTCGACCATTTCCGCTGACGAAATCAAAAAGCATCCGCCCGCGCGCGACCTGTCGGAAATCATCCGCACCATGCCAGGCGTCAACCTGACCGGCAACTCCACCAGCGGCCAGCGCGGCAATAACCGTCAGATCGACATTCGCGGCATGGGGCCGGAAAACACCCTGATTATGGTCGATGGCATGCCGGTAACCAGCCGCAATTCAGTGCGTCTGGGCTGGCGCGGTGAGCGTGATACGCGCGGCGACACGAACTGGGTGCCGCCGGAGATGATCGATCACATCGATATCATTCGTGGTCCCGCCGCGGTGCGCTACGGCAATGGCGCGGCGGGCGGGGTCGTCAATATCATCACGAAAAAGTCCGGCGATGCGCAGTGGCACGGTTCGTGGAACGCCTACTACAACGTGCCGGAACATAAAGCGGAAGGGGCGACCCGTCGCACCAGTTTCAGCCTTGAAGGGCCGCTGGGTGATGAGGTGAATTTCCGGCTGTACGGCGGTTTAGCGAAAACGCAGGCCGATGCCTACGATATCAACGCCGGCCATGCGGCGGCACGTACCGGCAGCTATGCCGGCAGTTATCCGGCCGGGCGGGAAGGTGCCGTTAATAAAGATATTAACGCGTTGCTGAGCTGGGCTTTTGCGCCGATGCAAACCCTGGAGCTACAGGGCGGATACAGCCGGCAGGGGAATCTGTACGCTGGCGATACGCAGAATACCAACACCAGCGCGCTGGTAAAACGGCTGTACGGTGAGGAGACCAACCGGCTTTATCGCCAGACGCTGTCGCTGAAATGGAGCGGCGCATGGGATAACGGGATCAGCACCAACACTTACGCACGCTATGAGAAGACCCGTAACAGCCGTATCAATGAAGGGCTGGCGGGCGGCACGGAAGGCATCTTCTCTGACAGTGGCTTCAGCACCATTCAGCTGGACGACCTGCTGCTGCACAGTGAAGTGAGTCTGCCGTTTGAATTCGGTGTGAACCAGACCGCCACGCTGGGCAGTGAATGGAATCAGCAGCGGATGAAAGATCCTTCTTCAACAACTCAGGCCGCCAGCAATGGCGCGGTGCCGGGCATCGCCAGTACCGGCCGCAGTCCCTATGCCCGGGCGGAAATCTTTTCGCTGTTTGCCGAAGACAATATGGAGCTGACCGACAGCACGATGCTGACGCCGGGGCTGCGGTTTGATCATCACTCCATTGTCGGGGATAACTGGAGCCCGTCGCTGAATCTGTCGCAGGGGCTGGGCGATGATCTCACGCTGAAGATGGGCATTGGCCGCGCGTATAAAGCCCCGAGCCTGTATCAGACCAACCCGAACTATCTGCTGTACAGCAACGGCCAGGGCTGCGCTGCCAGCACCGGTGCCTGTTACCTGCAGGGCAATAGCGATCTGAAAGCGGAAAACAGCATCAATAAAGAGGTGGGCCTGGAGTGGAAACACGCAGGCTATCAGGCCGGCCTGACCTGGTTCCGCAACGATTATCGCAACAAGATTGAAGCGGGTTACAGTCCGGTCAGCAAAGCGTCCAATGGCCGCACGGATATCTATAAATGGGAAAATGTGCCGAAAGCGGTGGTGGAAGGGCTGGAAGGCACCGTTAATCTGCCGCTTGCTGACAGCGTGATGTGGAACAACAACTTCACCTACATGCTGCAAAGCAAAAATAAGGAGACGGGCGATCGGCTGTCAATTATTCCGGCCTATACGCTGAATACGGCGCTGAGCTGGCAGGCGACCCAGGATTTGTCGCTGCAAACCACCCTGACGTGGTACGGCACGCAGACACCGAAAAAGTATGACTACAAAGGTCAGCCGGTGACCGGCAGCGCACGTGATAAAGTGGCGCCTTATTCTGTTCTTGGCCTGAGCGGCACCTACGCGATCAACCGCTACGCCAGCGTTACGCTGGGTATCGACAACCTGTTCGATAAGCGTCACTTCCGGGCGGGCAACGCGCAGACCACCGGCAACACCACCACTGGCGCGTATCTTTATGGAGCCGGAGCCAATACCTACAACGAATCCGGTCGCACCTGGTTTATGAGCCTGAACACGCATTTCTGA
- the pmrA gene encoding two-component system response regulator PmrA, with product MKLLIVEDDALLQSGLAQALSGQGYAVDCAGTAAESNALLRSGQYSLIVLDLGLPDRDGATLLRQWRRDGMTIPVLILTARDALEDRVDGLDAGADDYLVKPFALAELQARVRALIRRYQGHSDNLLQQGDLTLNLGSQQVLLENRPLEITPKEFALLTRLLMRVGQNVHRETLQQDLYSWNDDPGSNTLEVHIHNLRRKLGKDRIKTVRGVGYRLELRE from the coding sequence ATGAAACTGTTGATCGTTGAAGATGATGCGCTGTTGCAGTCCGGCCTGGCGCAGGCGCTGAGCGGTCAGGGCTATGCCGTCGACTGCGCCGGCACCGCAGCAGAGAGCAATGCCCTGCTGCGCAGCGGTCAGTACAGTCTCATTGTGCTGGACCTCGGCCTGCCCGATCGCGATGGCGCGACGCTGCTGCGCCAGTGGCGGCGCGACGGCATGACGATCCCGGTGCTGATCCTCACAGCGCGCGATGCGCTGGAGGATCGCGTAGACGGGCTGGATGCTGGCGCGGATGATTATCTGGTAAAGCCGTTTGCGCTGGCCGAACTGCAGGCGCGCGTTCGTGCGCTGATCCGCCGCTATCAGGGCCACAGCGATAACCTGCTGCAGCAGGGCGATCTGACGCTCAACCTCGGCTCACAGCAGGTACTGCTGGAGAACCGCCCGCTGGAGATTACGCCAAAAGAGTTTGCGCTGCTGACGCGCCTGCTGATGCGCGTGGGCCAGAATGTGCATCGCGAAACCCTGCAGCAGGATCTCTACAGCTGGAACGACGATCCCGGTTCCAACACCTTAGAAGTTCACATCCACAACCTGCGGCGCAAGCTGGGCAAAGATCGTATCAAAACCGTGCGCGGCGTAGGTTATCGACTGGAACTGCGCGAATGA
- the greA gene encoding transcription elongation factor GreA — translation MNQIPMTLKGAEKLREELNELKTVKRPRIIASIAEAREHGDLKENAEYHAAREEQGFCEGRIQEIEAKLSNAQVIDVTTMPKTGRVIFGATVTVLNLDTDEEFTYRIVGDDEADFKQNLISVNSPMARGLVGKEADDVAIVKTPGGDVEYEVLKVEYI, via the coding sequence ATGAATCAGATTCCGATGACGTTAAAAGGCGCTGAGAAGCTGCGTGAAGAGCTGAACGAACTGAAAACCGTTAAGCGTCCACGCATCATCGCTTCCATTGCCGAAGCCCGCGAGCACGGCGACCTGAAAGAGAATGCGGAGTACCACGCGGCACGCGAGGAGCAGGGGTTCTGCGAAGGGCGTATTCAGGAGATTGAAGCCAAACTCTCCAATGCGCAGGTGATTGATGTCACCACGATGCCAAAAACCGGCCGCGTGATTTTTGGCGCGACGGTAACTGTACTCAATCTTGATACCGACGAAGAGTTCACTTACCGCATTGTGGGCGACGACGAAGCGGACTTTAAGCAGAACCTGATTTCCGTGAACTCGCCGATGGCACGTGGCCTGGTGGGGAAAGAGGCGGACGACGTTGCCATTGTGAAAACCCCGGGCGGCGATGTGGAATATGAAGTGCTGAAGGTGGAATACATCTAA
- the pmrB gene encoding two-component system sensor histidine kinase PmrB, with amino-acid sequence MNSMRQRLLIMLALILLTCQVMSAIWLWHESREQISFLVNETLSAQARNDRVEDEIREAIASLLLPSLVMICLTLLLSFWAINWIIRPLRALQDSLAHRSADNLTPLPVYSEMDEIVAVTSSINQLFSRLDHTLQQERLFTADAAHELRTPLAGLRLHLELLHQQQVPQSAMLIERIDQLMHTVEQLLMLSRAGQALAGGHYQQLQWQQDIMQPLAPEMAELYAQRQQRLHWPAGEDVPQQGEAVLLRLMLRNLLENASRYSPEGSEVTVKLLQDKQQVTVEVWDQGPGIDADAAEELTQAFRRRDQRYGGSGLGLNIVLRIVQMHRGTLTLVNREDRSGLIARCVLPHHLIG; translated from the coding sequence ATGAACAGCATGCGTCAGCGGTTACTGATTATGCTGGCGCTGATCCTCCTCACCTGCCAGGTGATGAGCGCCATCTGGCTGTGGCACGAGAGCCGCGAGCAGATCAGTTTTCTGGTGAATGAAACCCTCTCTGCGCAGGCGCGCAACGATCGCGTGGAAGATGAAATCCGTGAAGCGATCGCCTCACTGCTGCTGCCATCTCTGGTGATGATCTGCCTGACGCTGCTGCTGTCGTTCTGGGCAATTAACTGGATTATCCGCCCGCTGCGCGCGCTGCAGGATAGTCTGGCGCACCGTTCCGCCGATAACCTCACCCCGCTGCCGGTCTATTCAGAAATGGACGAGATCGTGGCGGTGACCTCCTCGATCAACCAGCTGTTTTCCCGGCTTGACCATACGCTGCAGCAGGAGCGCCTGTTCACTGCCGATGCCGCTCACGAGCTGCGCACGCCGCTGGCTGGCCTGCGTCTGCACCTTGAGCTGCTGCACCAGCAGCAGGTGCCGCAAAGCGCCATGCTGATTGAGCGCATCGATCAGCTGATGCACACCGTAGAGCAGTTGCTGATGCTGTCGCGTGCCGGGCAGGCGCTGGCCGGGGGTCACTATCAGCAATTACAGTGGCAGCAGGACATCATGCAGCCGCTGGCACCAGAGATGGCTGAGCTTTACGCGCAGCGGCAGCAAAGGCTGCACTGGCCTGCCGGCGAAGACGTGCCGCAACAGGGCGAAGCCGTACTGCTGCGTCTGATGCTGCGCAACCTGCTGGAGAATGCCTCACGCTACAGCCCGGAAGGCAGCGAGGTTACGGTGAAACTGCTGCAGGACAAACAGCAGGTAACAGTGGAAGTGTGGGATCAGGGGCCGGGGATTGATGCCGATGCGGCAGAGGAGTTAACCCAGGCTTTCCGCCGCCGCGATCAGCGCTACGGCGGCAGCGGGCTGGGTTTGAATATCGTGCTGCGTATTGTGCAGATGCACCGCGGTACGCTGACGCTGGTAAACCGCGAAGATCGCAGCGGACTGATCGCCCGCTGCGTTTTACCGCATCATCTGATTGGCTGA